GGTAGTGCACGTCAAGTTCTCCCCGACTGCCAGCAGGGGAAATGGAAGCCCGGGCTTCCTGACTCAGTGTCCAGGGATGTGGTTGTTGCAGACCTGGGGTGTTCATGCAGAAAATGGCCACTGCATCTTTGTGTGGACAGATTGCCAAAGAATATCTGGTACGTTTGGCAGACACACAAACCCTGACCTCAGCACTGGTATTTAGGGAGAAGTCAGCTCTGTGAAAGATGTTTGGAAACCCTGAATGAAACCACTTCTCAGTATTCTCATCCCAGCCAGTGGTACACCCGGTAGGCATTGGTTCTTTTTCCCTGGGTTACTGGGTGCAGCCTGGGCTGCACATTAGACTAGCCTGGGGAGAGCCAGGTGTGAGTACTTCAGCTCACTGGGAAAAACTGGTTTTGCACCTGGTAGTACAGAAGAAGGCAAGGAGTGCTCCTGTGGCTCATTGGACTAAAGATGTGGTCACTTTCATGTGTTTACCTTAACCGTGCTCTGAGAGGGACAGCTCTGGTTTTACATGAGGAAACAGGTTGAGAAAGTTTGCACCTTGATCAGAAATAATGAACTGGACATTGGGACTCAGGGGTCATACCTAGGAGTCCAAATGGACAGAGTCCTCTTTTCATGCCATCATCATTTGCCCCATTTTTCCCCTTAGGGGTTTTCATCCATGCTCTCATTTATGCATGGCTTGTGGTTACACTCATTCTGTCTGCAGGCtgtgcagagcaggtgtcagTCAGTCTGCCTTTGGCTTCAGTTGAGTGAAGTGTGCTTTCCCTCCTGCAGATGTCAGTTTTTGGCCACCTGCTGTGTGGGCCCACCCTGAGGCTGGCCCAGTGCCCCTTACCTTCAGGATGTAGGCACTGGCAGGCAGAGGGTACTGGACATTGTTGATGGTGAAGACAATGTCAGGCAGGGAGTCTATGGCAGAGCAGCTGATGATATTCTGGAAGGTGTAAGGGTAGCAGGATTACAGGGAGTTCATGCCTTCTGCATGGGACTTCCACCACTTGAGTCTAGAACAGAACATTTGAGGCTGGACTTGCCTCGCCCAAGAGGTTCTTGGAAGCTCCAATGTAGCTCTGGATTTTGGAGATGGCACTGGTGGGGCCAGCCAGCAGAGAGGTGCCGGTATCAACGATGGCCTGGCAGCTATCTGCACAAGCGATGGTCTCTCCATTGATGGTGACGCTGAGGGTGAGATCAAGGAAGGGTTATCTGAGTCCACAAGACTTTCTCCTGCAACCCTGGATGGACTCTCCTCAGAGACTGCCCCCCCGAGAAGACAGGTTACAACAGGGCCTGGGCATGTATGGCTTGAGCCAATTTTTAAGTCATTTGTTCCTAATCTTAGACTCCAGTGATTCTTCCTAGACAGCAAGGTTGTGCGATGATTCCCAGTTCCCCTAAATGTTGAGAGGTGTGAATATGTGGGTTTTATAGTCATCCCTGTGGTTTCTGGGAAGTGGGGCTGCCTCCTGGACAGGAAGTGGCTGATTTTACTTATAGAGGAGTTGGGCCCCTGGACAGCCCTTCTATTCTCTGCTTCTAATGAGGCACCTATCCTGGGCTTTTTCTGGCTTGGCCAATTTCCCACTTTCTCCtgtgctggctgttgtaggcataaCACAACAGCGACTCACCTATGAGTATGTAAAGAAATAGGATTGGGACTCAGGGCAGGACTCCATGCAGCAGTGTGGTCTCACCTGTCCATGGTGATCTGCCAGTAGCCCTCATGAGAAACAGGCACCCAGTTCAGGCTTCCAGTGTAGTAAGAAGAATCAATGCCGCCAAACATCACCATGCTGCCCTTCTCGCCATTGCTGTGGAAGGTACAGGGGAGAAGACACGCATTCTCTCATGCATACGTTGCATATCTGCTATGTACAGTCTCAGAGCAACACTGGATGGCATACTCATCAGTGCCAGGAGCTGTGCTGAATGTGTGACAGACATGAGTACTCTTAATGTTATACCAGGTCCAGGCAGTGTTCAGTATTATTATTTCCACTTTACAAAATCTCTGAGGGTCAAGAAGTAAGGCagtttgctcaaggtcacacagagggGAGTAGCAGCCAAAAGTAGAGCCTGGAATTTTTGAGTTCCCAAATGTGTTGTATATACCCAGATACCCGTTATGGTTGCCATGGGGACCACAAGAGAAGTGAACAGTGGACAGGTTTGGTTCCTAAGGACTCAATGGTGTAGTTCCCTTGTTCTCAGCCAGTGTAAGTATTTTCAATATCTGGAGACAGTTCTTATTGTCTGGATGTTGGTGGTGCTACTGAGCTCCAAGGGGTCAGGTCAGGGATCTGCTACGTATCCTAAACAGTGCCATGGACAGCCCCAGCAATACTCTAAAATGCTCATGGTGCTGAGCTGAGTGACCTTCGTCTCAATGGGGAGATGCAGTGGCTCACAAGAGATACTTTAGTTCTCATTTGAGCAGGTGAGGACCAAGACAAACCTGAATACTGAGTGGCCTAGGGACACAAAGGATAAAAGAGCCCTACGTTGGGGGTCTTTGTTATTGGAAATCCATTTTCTAAATCTCTACCATTTCAGGGTGGTAGAGATGCAATTATAGAGGGTAATGAGAAATTAGTCACCAACTGGCCATGTATGAAACACAGCCCCACTCACTTTAACCCACCCGTCtttggtgtatgtgtgtgagagtacAATCAACATCGAGCAGAATTGTTAACATCTGAAGGAAATCATGACTGATGACCAACAGTGTTACGAGGAGGACGTGAGGGATAGAGGAAAGTTGGTGATAGCCTTGACTCTTCTTGCATAAAAGTCTACTTAGCCAAAACCCACCTGGTTTATTCTCCATTCATTATTTGACCCTGCATTTTGATAAGTAATAAAGAAACttgtggccagcaccgcggctcaataggctaatcctccacctgcagtgccggcaccctgggttctagtcctggttggggtgccggattctgtgccggttgctcctcttccagtccagctctctgctgtggcccgggaaggcagtggaggatggtccaagtgcttgggccctgcacctgcatgggagaccaggaggaagcacctggctcctgacttcagatcagtgcagtgtgctggctgcaacgcgccggccatagcggccacttaggggggtGAACctttggaaaaaggaagacctttctctctgtctctctctctctctctcactgtctaactctgcctgtcaaaaaaaaaaaaataaaaaaacttgtttgcattattttataatttcattgttTAAGATATACAAAAGTACATCaaaaagtttctagaaaaataatattaaaagaatTTATATTGGTGCCAAAAGTTTTGGAGTCTGCGCATCCAAGGAGTCcgcaaaatgttcatggaaaatcagtgtcatataaaaatattatgcatgggtttaaaaGTATTTGTACCaaagcatatatttttttttaatatttgaaaggcagggcaatagggagagatagacagggatcttccattacttcttcagtctccaaatgtccacaacagcttgaGTTAGCCTAGGTGTAAGtctggaacccagaactcaatctgggtattccatgtgggtgttgggacccaagtacgtgagtcACACCTATTCCTATCCAGGGTGAGTAGTATAAAAGAGCTGAATTGCAAGCAGGGGagtcaggacccaaaccaggcactctatatgggatacaggcacccaAAGCAGTAACTGAGCCATGGAAACTAACACCAACTCCCCAAGtgtatctttgaatttcatttgtcacaaaatttttgaaatcccctcCTAAGCCCTAATtaactcttttcattttttgctaTGGATCTTGGTCACTGCATTAATGCGTTTTCACTCTAAATAGCATCCTTTGAGGGCCATAGATGAGGGAACCAGTACTGGAGAGCAATTGATTATTGACATTGCAGCTGAGTAATTCAAGAGCAAAAATTTATGCTGGTAAATAATAATGAATCAagatggtttgtgtgtgtgtgtgtgtgtgtgtgtgagagagagagagagagagagagagagagagagaatgaatgagaaaaccCTTCTATAGACCTTGATGTTGGCCTTGAAAATCTCATTTTAAGATCCTCTccagcccacccagccctggaTAAGTTGCTTTTGCTGGTCCAGGTGAAAATGGTAAGTGTGGAGGAGGCCCTGTCTTGGGCAACTTACGAGCTCAGGTAGACGGAGAAGAGGTCCTGGGACACCAGGCCCTGGTTCCACATGTTGTCAAAGACGGGTGTGGCATCGGAGGCAGAAATGCTGGGGTATCCCAGACCCAGGATGCCATCAAAGGGAGCAACCAAGAAGGTGATGCCTGGCTCTGTCTTGCTCAGGCCAAAGATCTGGTTGGTGTCTTCAATGTTTCCAACCTGTATGAGGGGACAGAGATGATGTCCACCATGAGAGCCTGTCCATGGAGCTCTGCTGGACCTATAACCATCCTACTTCATTTCTTGGAGGACTCAGATTCTTGGGCATCGTGCTGGAAGGCAGGGTGAGGGACTTTCCCCAGGAGTGCTGTGGCTCCTCACTGCACAGATCCTTGGCAGTTGatgtccagatggccacaatgtgtGACTTGCTGTGAGATTGTACTGTAGGATGGATGGCCATTGTGCATTTGTCTATTTCAGATGGGCAGATGCAAAGCAGTCCCTGGCATACTAGGGCCCTTGTCACCTCCCACACGCAGCAGGATTTGTGGAGCTCATGTGACTACAGGGAGGTAAAAGATGAGGAGACGCTCAAAGAAATTCAGCCTTTTCTTCCCTTCACGCTGCTTCCTACATGACATTCAGCACTAAGGTTGGCCGAGGGCTCCAGCGCTACTACATCACACCCTGCATTGCCCATTAGGAGGCTTGTGTGATCTTGGAGATCCATACTGCTGGAATGAGCTTGCTCTGGGAGATTCACTGTGGTGCCCTAAGTTTCGTTAgctggcccctgggccaggcAGTGTTAAGGGGAAGAGACCACAGGTGCTTACTTTCACAGTGTCGTATCCCAGGATGCCTGTCATGCTGCCAGTGCCATAGGTAATGGAGAGCGTCTCGCTGGTGGCCTGGAAGGTGGAGGAGTCATCAGGGTTGAATCGCTTATGCAGGACTGCAAAGGCAGGAAATGAGATAGTCAAGTTGAAAAGTGTGGGCAAGGGTTGTGGGCTGGGGCTTTCTTACTGGGATGGTATTTTTTACCCTGGTGGGGCTCTGGTGGTGAAAGGTAACCTTTCCCACAAAGTGACTTGTGAGATGGCCTTTGGTTCTAGAGACCTTGGTTCCCTCCTGGACTTGTTGGGCTCTTGGCACCATCTCACAGGTGGTCAGTCCCAGACTTCTCTGAGTCCTCCCAAGATCCCCCAGGGCAACACTGAGCACAGCAGCCCGGCTGCCAGTGGTGCTGAGCACTGTCACAGGCCCCTGCATAGCCAAGGCTCCAGCTAAGGCATGGGCAATTACACAGGTACCTCACATTAATGAAAACTCAGGTCAAAGTGCTGGAAGAGGATGTAGCTTGAAACATTGTGGTGAATTCCAATGAGAAGGTCTCCTTCATTAGCAAAGTAaagactcg
This window of the Lepus europaeus isolate LE1 chromosome 7, mLepTim1.pri, whole genome shotgun sequence genome carries:
- the LOC133764164 gene encoding pepsin II-1, giving the protein MKWLLLLGLLALSECIVHKVPLVRKKSLRKNLIEKGLLQDYLKTHTPNLATKYFPKETFATVSTESLENYLDAEYFGTISIGTPPQEFTVIFDTGSSNLWVPSTYCSSLACFLHKRFNPDDSSTFQATSETLSITYGTGSMTGILGYDTVKVGNIEDTNQIFGLSKTEPGITFLVAPFDGILGLGYPSISASDATPVFDNMWNQGLVSQDLFSVYLSSNGEKGSMVMFGGIDSSYYTGSLNWVPVSHEGYWQITMDSVTINGETIACADSCQAIVDTGTSLLAGPTSAISKIQSYIGASKNLLGENIISCSAIDSLPDIVFTINNVQYPLPASAYILKEDDDCLSGFDGMNLDTSYGELWILGDVFIRQYFTVFDRANNQVGLAAAV